The following DNA comes from Novosphingobium sp. PP1Y.
GCCGAGAAGAACGTCGGCGCGGGTCACGGCATCGGCCGGGGAATCCACAAAGCGGGCCTGCACCTTGCGCCATGCTTCAACGTAACGGGCCCGGCTTTCTTCCGAGAGCGGACGGATGTCGAACGAGGCCACGCGCTTTTCGCGTTCGTGCAGGATGGTTTCGCCGCGATGCGCATTGCCGGCTTCGCGAACGGTGCGGTCGTACTCACCGCCGAAGCGGTCGCGCAGCTGCTCGCTATGGCGTTTGCGCATGTACATGAGGGCGGCGCCGACAATCACGGCAAGGACGATCAGCCCTATCGCCAGCCCGAGCGGGGTAATGGTTATCACGTTGCATCTCCCAAGGCTTCTTCGGTTCAACACACAGGAGGCGCATCGAGCGCACTCCTTCCCCGCGTATGTTGAAGCGGCCGGGAGAGGGGGTAGTTGCATCGCCGCGAACGCCTCGTCGCAAATGAGGCGGCAAATGCGGCAAACGGTTGCCGTGCAGGCGGCAAGCCTGTGTTCCGGCCCCGTCGAACGTGCAGTTCTGCACGCTCTTCAGGCCGGAATCAGATGATCTCCGCCATGCCTTCCAGCGCCTCGCGCAGCTTGGCGAGAGCCTGCGCCTTGAGCTGGTGGACGCGCGGGATCGAAACATCGAGCACTTGCGCGATTTCGGAGAGATTCAGTTCCTCCACGAAATAGAGCGAGACGATCAGCTTGAGCCTCTCGGGAAGCTCGGCGATGGCGGCGATGACCGCCTCGCGCATCTCTTCGTCCTGGAGGATGGAAAGGCTGTCGGGGGTCTCGTCGGCAAAGGCCATGTTCTGGTCGGAATAGATCTCGTCGATCGGCTCGAAGTGCAGCGGCTGGCTGGAATCGCGCAGGGCGTGCAGTTCGGCTTCGTCGATGCCCATGGCCTCGGCCAGTTCCTGCGGCAATGGATCGCGGCCCAGCACCCCGCGCAGTTCGGTCTGCTTTTCGGCCAGCAGGCGACGCCTTTCGCTGGCACCGCGTGACATCGGAAGCGTCCGGCGGATCAGGTCCACCATCGCCCCGCGCACGCGCATCTTGGCATAGGCGGCAAAGCCGTCCTCGCCCGGCCCCTGATGACGCTGGGCGCACTCGGTCAGGGCGACGAGGCCCGCCTGCATCAGGTCTTCGAGTTCGATACCGGGCCGGCCGGTTCCGTTCACATGCCAGGCAAGCCGCCTGACCATGGGCAGGAACCGGCGAACCCGGTCCGCCACGTCACCCTGATAGGCGCCACTGACACGCCGGGACTGCGCGGTGTTGACCTTGTAGGTCGGCGCGGGCGCGAATGCATTGGGATCGTGCTTCATGCTGCCATGCTTTCAGCTGGATCGTTATGGTCTGGTCGCGGCAGGCCCGGAGCCTGTCGCTGCGGCGGCGCACTGCCGATGACGTCGACCACCTCGATCGGTTGGGTCGCCGGCAGTTCGGCAATGCTGAGTACGAGACACGAAGGCGCGCGCAGGCGCAGCAGCGCGGCCAGGGTACGGCGGGCGCGGGGCTGGACGACCAGCGTCAGCGGGATCGCGCCCGGGCCGCGGGCCTCCGACAGTTCGGAAACGCGCTCGCCGATCATGCGGGCGAGGTCGGGTTCGATCACCGGCTGACCGGTGACCGGGTCCTGCATCCCTTGGACGATGGCGGATTCCAGCCCGGCGTCGAGCGTCAGGACCGGAAGCCGCTCGTGCGGTGGGCAGATGCGCCCGACGATCAGGGCGCCAAGGTCCGCGCGCAGGAGTTCCACCAGCCGGTCGTGATCGACCGTCTGCTGCACCGCGCGGCTGAGGCTCTGCAGGATCGGCAAGGGATGCGAGATCGGGATGTGATCTTCCAGCAGCGAGCGCAGCAGGCGGGTGATCGCAGCCAGCGTGAGCGGCTGGGGATGGATCGTCTCGACAAGGCCCGAGGCATGTTCCTTGAGCGATTCCAGCAAGTCCTTGACCTGGTCGGGACCGAGCATGTCCTGCGGACGTTCCGACAGGAGCTGGTTGAGGTGCGTGGCGATAACGGTGCCGGCATCGACGGTAAGGAAGCCCTCTGCCGTGGCATGGTCGCGCTGGGCCGGGTCGATCCACAGCGCCGGGCAGCCGAAGCTGGGATCGCGCGTCGCCTCGCCCTTGAGCGTGTGGTTGGGCCGCACTTCGCCGGCATCGATGGCCAGCACCTTGTCGGCGCGAATCATGGCGCCGCCCAGGTTCACCCCGCCCAGCATGATGCGATATTCGTGCGGCGGCATGTCGAGCGCGTCGCGCACCCGGAACTGCGGCACGATGAAGCCGAACGCCTGGCTGAGTTGCTTGCGCACGCCGGTGACGCGCTGGACAAGCGGTGAACCCTTGCGGTCGTCCACCAGCTGGACGAGTCCATAGCCCAGCTCGATGGTGACAAGCGTGTGGTCGGAGACTTCCTCCAGCTCGATCTTCGCCGGATCGACGGGTTCGGGCATCGGCTCGGCCACCACCACCGGGCGGTCGCGCCGCTTCTTGAGCGCATACCACAACCAGAAGGCGAGACCCGATGCGGGCAAGAAGATCGACTGCGGCATCGCCGGGATCATGCCCATCGCGCCAAGCACGACGGCAACCGGCAACCAGGTGCCGGGATCGGCAAACTGGCCGCCGATCTGGCCGGCAAGGTCGCGGGTGTCGGCAACGCGGGTGACGATGACCGCAGCGGCAATCGACAGCAGAAGCGAGGGAACCTGCGCGACCAGCGCG
Coding sequences within:
- a CDS encoding sigma-70 family RNA polymerase sigma factor, whose product is MKHDPNAFAPAPTYKVNTAQSRRVSGAYQGDVADRVRRFLPMVRRLAWHVNGTGRPGIELEDLMQAGLVALTECAQRHQGPGEDGFAAYAKMRVRGAMVDLIRRTLPMSRGASERRRLLAEKQTELRGVLGRDPLPQELAEAMGIDEAELHALRDSSQPLHFEPIDEIYSDQNMAFADETPDSLSILQDEEMREAVIAAIAELPERLKLIVSLYFVEELNLSEIAQVLDVSIPRVHQLKAQALAKLREALEGMAEII
- a CDS encoding flagellar biosynthesis protein FlhA; translated protein: MNLFKRVSDPGSLALPAGILTLIVLMIVPVPAIVLDISFVMNIALSVAILMAAMNADKPLDFSSFPSVLLFATLLRLALNVASTRVVLVHGHEGEAAAGKVIESFGAFLIGGNFAVGIFVFLILMIINLVVVTKGAGRVSEVSARFTLDALPGKQMAIDADLAAGLLTADEAKARRREVSTEADFYGSMDGSSKFVKGDAIAALLILGVNIIAGFCLGMISHGLSAGEAAQTYITLAIGDALVAQVPSLLLSIAAAVIVTRVADTRDLAGQIGGQFADPGTWLPVAVVLGAMGMIPAMPQSIFLPASGLAFWLWYALKKRRDRPVVVAEPMPEPVDPAKIELEEVSDHTLVTIELGYGLVQLVDDRKGSPLVQRVTGVRKQLSQAFGFIVPQFRVRDALDMPPHEYRIMLGGVNLGGAMIRADKVLAIDAGEVRPNHTLKGEATRDPSFGCPALWIDPAQRDHATAEGFLTVDAGTVIATHLNQLLSERPQDMLGPDQVKDLLESLKEHASGLVETIHPQPLTLAAITRLLRSLLEDHIPISHPLPILQSLSRAVQQTVDHDRLVELLRADLGALIVGRICPPHERLPVLTLDAGLESAIVQGMQDPVTGQPVIEPDLARMIGERVSELSEARGPGAIPLTLVVQPRARRTLAALLRLRAPSCLVLSIAELPATQPIEVVDVIGSAPPQRQAPGLPRPDHNDPAESMAA